In Acropora muricata isolate sample 2 chromosome 11, ASM3666990v1, whole genome shotgun sequence, one DNA window encodes the following:
- the LOC136889504 gene encoding uncharacterized protein encodes MAASGVSLVAGKTQNWGFVETKTLICLWAEEDIQRQLAFMGRKKNIWEGIAMKLQESGYSRSGDQCKTRMHNLQQKYKKVKTLNNTSGQGKNSFPFYEEIDKVLGHKPSINPLSTLSSVAGGSSSSSDNTLDALETESVLSSVDGLDEENFLCEDVTAEDVSVNVSEDDDAPTPLTSQKKSEPEQKSKNKADKKRKQPKSTSADRKRKQPKSTSADKMESFMGKFFEIQQESERRFLESEERRSKQEAEQEEKRRRFEAEQDEKRENFLLRVLQTIAQGTGGSKD; translated from the coding sequence atggcggccagtGGCGTTTCTTTGGTCGCTGGGAAAACACAAAACTGGGGCTTTGTTGAGACGAAAACACTCATCTGTCTTTGGGCAGAAGAAGATATTCAACGCCAGCTCGCATTCATGGGTCGTAAGAAAAACATTTGGGAAGGCATAGCCATGAAACTTCAAGAAAGCGGCTACAGTCGAAGCGGCGACCAATGCAAGACCAGGATGCACAACTTGCAGCAGAAATACAAGAAGGTTAAAACACTCAACAATACCTCGGGTCAAGGAAAAAACTCTTTTCCCTTCTATGAGGAAATAGATAAAGTGCTCGGTCACAAACCCAGTATAAATCCACTGTCAACACTGTCGTCAGTTGCGGGTGGATCGTCAAGCAGTAGTGACAACACGTTGGATGCACTGGAAACCGAATCTGTGTTGTCAAGTGTCGACGGCTTGGATGAGGAGAATTTTTTGTGTGAGGATGTTACAGCAGAAGACGTCTCTGTCAACGTAAGCGAGGACGACGATGCACCTACCCCACTTACTTCTCAAAAGAAGTCAGAACCAGAGCAAAAGTCGAAGAACAAAGcagacaagaaaagaaaacagccaaAGTCAACATCTGctgacagaaaaagaaaacagccgaAGTCAACATCTGCTGACAAAATGGAAAGTTTCATGGGGAAATTTTTTGAAATCCAGCAAGAGTCCGAGAGACGATTCCTGGAGTCTGAAGAACGAAGAAGTAAACAAGAAGCCGAGCAAGAAGAGAAAAGACGACGGTTCGAAGCAGAACAGGATGAGAAACGAGAAAACTTTCTTCTGCGTGTTTTACAAACCATTGCACAAGGCACCGGTGGCAGCAAAGATTAA